Proteins found in one Mytilus edulis chromosome 2, xbMytEdul2.2, whole genome shotgun sequence genomic segment:
- the LOC139510484 gene encoding CD63 antigen-like — MGCCDGLSKCFLITFGILFLLFGGACLGGGIYVLVAKNDILILARSATDGAVDTIDAPSLIERAAHVLIAIGSFILCISFVGCCGACLKSKCLLRTYVIIVGLMIVLEVAAAILAAVFMNKMETYAKDNLQTMLNDNYIGPYATSNAVSLAFDLAQILLDCCGVVNRTEYASITTWNTTYAYNSSGVYITANATIPLTCCQFNNKDAFPDEMTTFINSMVNNTCPVTQTGAHTTGCYEALKEEFSKYFNIMVGIAAGMGGLQIIGFISACCLMKEDRKTKDII; from the exons ATGGGATGTTGTGACGGATTGTCAAAATGTTTTCTGATCACATTTGGAATACTTTTCTTG ttatTCGGTGGTGCGTGTTTGGGTGGCGGAATATATGTCCTTGTGGCAAAAAATGATATTCTGATATTGGCTCGTAGCGCCACTGATGGAGCTGTAGACACCATTGATGCACCATCTTTGATAGAAAGGGCCGCCCATGTCTTAATTGCCATAGGTTCATTCATTTTATGCATATCATTTGTTGGATGTTGTGGCGCATGCCTGAAGAGCAAATGTTTACTAAGGACA tACGTAATTATAGTTGGATTAATGATTGTTTTGGAAGTGGCGGCTGCAATACTGGCGGCAGTTTTCATGAACAAG ATGGAGACATACGCAAAAGATAATTTACAAACCATGTTGAATGACAACTACATTGGTCCATATGCTACTTCTAATGCTGTCAGCTTAGCATTTGACCTTGCACAAATACTG CTTGATTGTTGTGGAGTGGTCAATCGAACTGAATATGCTTCTATAACCACATGGAATACAACATATGCGTATAATTCCAGCGGTGTTTACATCACAGCAAATGCAACTATACCTCTGACATGTTGTCAGTTTAACAATAAAGATGCTTTCCCTGATGAAATGACAACCTTCATAAATTCTATGGTGAACAACACATGTCCTGTTACTCAAACTGGAGCGCATACTACA GGATGTTATGAAGCACTGAAAGAAGAATTCAGTAAATATTTCAACATAATGGTTGGTATTGCAGCAGGTATGGGTGGTTTACAG ataattGGATTTATCTCAGCATGTTGTCTTATGAAAGAGGACAGAAAGACTAAAGATATTATCTAA